The sequence gttttgtaaaatattttccagtgtttggcaCTAcgtaaaatgggaaaaaaattattaaaaaattaaaacatttttttcaacttccaaaaattatatatctttGATAAATATAAACCATCCATAACATAGATAATACACCCATCATATAAGTATTATCCTTCATAGAATATATTCAATGCACCTAGAAATCgtagtttattaaaaaaaaaaaaaattaaaaacttataagtTGCAATTTATCAAAAGACACATTGACTTTGTCATTTATGTACACGAAGGGagtgaaaatgtttttttttttttttttttgtatttgtagcggtgaccttttttttttttttttttaaatagtttatcTTTTCTATCATACTATTTATATTCCTCTTTTTGTATTCCTTTTACATTCTATTTCTTTCGATGTAAAACCTTTGCAAAggtaattttttgtgttttacagTATTTGATAGCATCTAGAAATAAAAgagttaaagaaaaattatttttagtcaacatAAGAAGTATGGTCTATTTTTTCGTGATTGTTTCCcagtattataaaaaaaaaaaactatatctcATAGCAAATTAAATAATGGAAGTTAAGAGTTCATTTCCAACTCACTTAAAATTGCTACTAAACATAGGAAAATGACATAgttaaatagattttttttttaaatgactcatttttttacaaaatattaacgtctaaacaaatagaaaatgtgatttaCAACcttaaaaaaccaaataaatatatatttttttcattctttggtTTTCTAATGTTGCTTTTATAAGACTAAAAATTCATGTTCACCTTTCAagtagttttaatttgaaatattttcaatagagaTATTATCATTTAGAGAAATTTAGTGTTATTGTGCTAGTTTAATAAGTACAAAAAATTCATGAATTAGTtaaagttatttaaaatttattgtttatatgtaatttttttttttgaaaaatgactcattttctacaaaatatcaacgtcaaaacaaatagaaaatgtgatttaCAACCTTAAGAAaccaaattaatatatatttttttcattctttggtTTGCTAATGTTGCTTTTATAAGACTGACCTTTATGTTCCTTTAAATcccattttaatatttattttgacattatgttgtgattaataaaattgttgttattattatctaaaataatggtaacatgaatatttggacattatcatatagtccatgagatgcatagtatatgatttagtcacagaagatataagtcacaagttctttgtaaattcagaattttagttcgtagttggtgatgaaattgggcatttcatctgtgaagactataacatatcaactaagatgatttgtcttgatcatgaaagtggagacttctagttgatatgttgatatgttttaagtgttaagatatattgaactggaccgctgtgatatttgttattttactaacgactgtcaaatgaataataaatctcacgacttctatttacatcaattCTTAATCTtaagagaataatgaacctgatcatgaagtgtaggttgctttcaTATATCAAGACTGAGATCTAAAGTCATGATAAAAAACTCAGTTTATTGGGcaaccacatttagtgttgaaagAACATTATTCTCAatatggaattcataatctcttaacggagatataaaatattcccttgaaataagtttaatggatttggttattcagagtgttaggtctaaccactttagtaaggagttactaaagtatatatttatgaaattggatttcataaatatatgataaataacttaaaggattaaaccaagtactcaaggattaagatgtaatcttcaaagtggcagtcattatttatgactttgtattactacgaatgttttaatgaaatggttgaatgtataataaagtcttgggatgtaatttattaataaggtctagagtgcaattatatttatatagtggtattaaatataattaatggtaatttggacttgtcaagaattgacagaaaagcccaaaacctattggagctagtgtcttatttgttcccttttgatcctactccaagccacatactaaaacccaattggaatggcccaaagggctagcccaattagataatcagttataaagAGATAAATATACagaattttgtaagagaatgaaatggtgtgtatgtaaGTGTAAGCCACTCtattattctcccttgaacagatacatataaactgattgagagaccacacttcttgggcacaagtggaattggagtaaagattaaaagtgttcccaagtacttctaatatttggttttgaattttactgcatcaaggtacactctcttgttcttatattctgaaatttacagagtacatgttatcaattacgaatgaagtagatcagttaattttccgctacatatgttttgtatgcgatacaaacacGTGTCTTTCGAACAACTTTTGTAAGACTGAAAATTCATGTTTACCTTTCAagtagttttaatttgaaatattttcaatagagaTATTATGATTTAGAGAAATTTAGTGTTATTGTGCTAGTTTAAtaagtacaaaattttcatgAATCGGttaaagtaatttaaaatttattgtttatatttcattttttttattttttttaaaaagaggaAGATATTTTGACATTGAAATAATTTGCTTTTATCAAATATAAGATGTAACTCACGAATAAAAGCTTTTATCACAAAACCTCTGTCTTCGTTAAGGATAAGGGAGAGTCTTTATGtatatgaaaaatgtaatttcttgTGTTTTATAACACACAAAAGTTGTCAAACACATTTAGAACGAAATCCAAAGTAATATTACTTAGGAAAAATCCTGCTATAATCCTATTATACACGTGTTgtaacttgataacatgatttgaagtcatatttttagttataaaacaTATGTAAGACATAATGTGTATAACAAACACAGCCcatattacttttatatttgTAAACAAACTACAAACTGTTACTCTCAGCCTCAGggattgaattttgaatttgatagcagaaattaattaaattttgtaaaagaataaaTCAGGAATTCTGTATTCTAGAAGGGTGTTATTCTAAAACACAGGGACAATAGTGCAAAAAATCTAATACAATATGAGTATCTAATCAGAAGTCTTTGAACCTAATAAGCCCAACGTATGATTGTCAACtgccacacaaaaaaaaaggcaaaacaaaaGACACCAAAAAGGTACAAATCATTGTtcttatgagagagagagagagagagagaggctccaaaacccaccacctctGCCGTTGATACACGTGAAAATCTTTAAAGGGTCATAGCTTAAGCACTAAAAATCTCAAACCTCCAATCTGAGTGTGACATGTCAGCAGATAAGAAAGCTCTTCCATATAAGATCTAAAGAGACATTGCAGAAGGAGGCATGGGTGGCATACTGGAGAATAATACAATTGGGACATATCCATGCTTGCCCACGACCATGATTAGGATTAGAGGTGTTCAATTACCAGATACCCCCCAATTGTCACATTACACAAAAATATCATATACGCCATTTTGCTCTCATTATTCTGACACATCCCTTACTCTCATCATGCCTTCAAATTCCATTTTTTTGtcataaaaattatgtttgttAGGGttacttaattattattaatcaTTTAATATAGTATAATATTAGCTAGGGTTACATTTGAATAACtctattttttatgctttttttttcaaagcttTTGGAAGGTAGGGttgaataagaaaataaacGTGATCAATATTATTTCTTGTTGCTTATCTATTAAACTattctccctcttttttctttttgagataaCATGTACAATATACAGAAATCCTAATGGTTATTTCACTCtcccaaaatatttttagaactaCAACAAATTTTCATCAACTTCTCCATTATCAAATcactttatttgattttcatagcaaccaaaaaaaaaaaaaaaaatgttgctttCTGATTAATAGGCTTCAATTTATAAGGCATAAGAGAAATAAACATATTGATGTAGTTTAAAAATGACAGGCAGGACATATTTGaagcatatttttaatttttttactagtacaaaagttttaaaaaataaaaatacactaATTGATAATTATCAAGACAAGGTTTATATTTTGTCTTCTTTAGGCCACAGACAATGCATTTATATACACAGTTTGAGCtacaaaattataaagttttacttttaaaaaaaaatgattatttttgttgcACATTTATATAGTCTGTACAAAACACACTTAATCAACTGAATCCTTGACGAGAAAGAGATACAGACGCCCAAGCAAGCTTAAGCAATTTCTTAAcagcataaaaattaaaatcgaACAACATATAATACATAAATATACCTTATAAAGTGCTATATATGCATTTCAGAGATTGAAAAGAATActaaacacaaacaaacttatAAAGTAGGTTGCTGTCCCGCCCCCCACCCAAAACAAATAATCTGAAGGTTGGTTTTTAactttgtctctctttctttttataatattgGAAACATAAAGAATTATGTTCAGTTTCATATCATTACACAACTTagggtataaaaggaaaaaggggcCAATATGGTAAAtgagaaagataaataattgaagtggtaaaagagagagagagagcaaaaacaaaaatggtcCCACACCAAGAACTGCTGAAACTGAGCATTGTCTCTTCCTCTGTTGTCTGTTCTTATCTGAATCACTCAAACAAAACCCTTAAAATTAAATCCCTCCCCAATCCACTGttcactgagagagagagagtctgtgACTCTGTGTGTGCGTCTCTGCCACATGCCTATGGTATAAGTAAAGAGCTCCCCCAACGGATCTTTTCCTTTTATCAGCTCCTCCTCCTCGTGACCTACTCTGTGCACTGCATAAAATCCATCCTCTCTTatccctctttcttttttctttttcttttttaatttttggtactCATACTCTTTCGTTTCCTTATTGGGTTATTTTCCTACCTAAGATATTTCTCATTCCTTTAACCCAAAACCCAATCTCTTTCTAGTTTTCATTTCTGGGTACCCTGCTTTATTAGAGGATTTTGCATCCTCTGCTTTTTCAACATATACAGAGACAGAGATGGAGAGAAACGTCTGGgttttccagttttttttttaaattaaattttcatgaattcacttttcaaaaaaggtttttttttttttttttttttaattgggttttAGTGTGTTCCTGTATTTAACTTAAACTATAATTCTTGGCTTTTTTCCTCGctccattattattatatattattttttaaagaaaactttaATTGTCTGTAGTttaagggtttagggttttgtacttTCTATTTTTTCCTCCTTATTTTCCTTCCCAATCATCTGTAAAACAAGTGTAGCAAGTTTGAGCTCTTTCAGGTATTGGGTCTCTAAATTACTGTCTGATTCCCAAATGAATTTGCTTCAGAGTTGAAATTGGTTTTCACGGGTTTGGTCTCTTCTAGCTCTTGGAATTTACCTTGCTCAATCTCTCTGTAATGAAAACCCTGAATTCAATCTGATTTTTGGGTTCTAGACCTCCaactgctattggtttcattcATTTCACTAGCGTCTGAATTGAATTCAATCTAAAATTTCAGACAAAGTCCTCCAATTTTTAGTGATTTTCCTCAATTCCAATCTGAAAGTTGGGGTCCTCAAATATGTCTTCGTGTTTAACCGGAGGGGGTGGAAGAACCTATGCACTGGACCTAGAAATCGTGAAATCCCCATCGACGACGTCAACATGGACATctcacactcacactcacacatcttcttcttcttcttcttcgactCTCTCCGAGTCCAGCAATTCCCCACTTGCAATCTCAACCCGAAAGGCCCGAACCCCACGAAAGCGGCCTAACCAGACATACAACGAAGCCGCAGCACTCCTCTCCACGGCCTATCCCAACATCTTCTCAACTAAAAACCTCACAAAGCCTCGCAAGTTCACTAAGCAACACGACTACTACTCTGTCTTTGATGAGCCCTCGGAGTTGTTGCCCTTTCGCGTCATCGACAGCTCCGGTTTCTTGCTCCGCCAACCAATCCTAGAAGAAAAACCCATTTCACAATTCCAATCCTCCAAGGTCTCAAAGCCAGGGGAAGTCGATTTCCATTTCCATGGCCATGGGCATGGGGATTCTACGGAATTGTGTTGTGATGGGAATGGGAATGGGTACGAGTATGAGGAGGATTTCGATGCGGGATCGATTCTGGATGAGGAGATTGAGGAGGGAATTGATAGTATAATGGGGAATTTGAGTGTAGATTCTAGTGCCGAAGTAGCAGATGAGTGGAAGGGTCCTCGGCGGGCATTGGCAATGAATAATTGTTGGAATTCCAATGTCAATTTGGGTTTTGGCGGGAAATTTAATATGAGAGCATTGAGGCATGTTGAAGAACAAGAAGCAAACTGGTGGAGTTGTCCTAATCCCATTGTGGATGTGCGTCAAATCTCACCCAGATTCCACAACGCTGTTTCTCCTTCTTCGGTTTTGacagaagagaagaagaagaagaagaagaagaagaaaaagaagttggAAAACCTCGAGGACCCTGTGGCTGTGGATACTGAGATTTCAGATTCAGTTCCAAAACCCAACTCCGGGTTGCTCTTGAAATTGAATTTCGATGAGGTTTTGAACGCTTGGTCCGACCGAGGTTGTCCATTTTCGGACCAAATTCCTCCAGGCTCCGAATTCCCAGGAAATGATGTCTATGTATGTATgtttctcaaccaaataaatttaaaaacaaacaaactcaaatCCTGAATTTTGTTAGAAATAGAAAcccatcattattattattattattattattattattattccattCTGTGCTATCACTTTTTTCAATGCTCtctttattattgtttttagtaCTTGTCATGCTCCTTTTCCATGGACCATCATCATCTATAATAATAAAGTTGTTGCGCTTTATTCATCATATGCCTTCTAGAAAACGAActtaaaaaccttttttttttttttttttttttttttaaagctctcaaaactttgttatttaaagtttttaaaattatttggtaTACCAACTgaaggaacaaaaaagaaaaggtttaaaaaaaaaaattttatttggtatttttttttttgtggtttaatTCCTCTGTCAAATCTCAGCTTTTGTTTTTATACTGGAACCCTTGAACtagaatattatttttaagtaataGATCTAACCGACCTCAAGTAAAAAATTACGGAGCAAATAATAAACAATGATCTATGTACAAATTGacaaaatattactttttcgAAAAGTAGTACTGGTAGCTAGGTAATTTGGAGTTAAATgttgataaatatatattatatatattgggGTTGGCAGGCGAGAGCAGCGCAGATAGACTTATTTTCGGAGAGTGGGGGGTTGAGAGAAGCCAGCGTGCTTCGCTACAAGGAAAAGCGGCGTACACGCCTCTTCTCTAAGAAGATTAGATACCAAGTCAGAAAAGTTAACGCTGATAGACGGCCCAGAATGAAGGTATGCCTGCCACCctcttgtcttcttcttctttttaaattgatttcttaattaatataataagtTATAGGAGAGTGTTTagaaaaacctctttttttttgggctttttttttttatttggaaggGGGCtttttctctcatctttttttcaaataaaaaatatagagttCAACTTCAAACTTGACTATACTAGTCGTCAATCCGTGCTATGCATGACAATCTATCTATTTGTGaggtaaattaaaataattttataaaatcttaaattaattaaaaaactacATTATTATATGATTTGCCCTTGTATGACTTTAATTTGTtatacaatttgatgaagaaaccaTTGCTTGAATATgtggaaaattattaagtactcttagaataccataaatgcatagtccctcctctcacatgaatagtgggtcccaccatgaatttaattagtgagacccacTATTCTTGTAAGAGGAGTGAGTACGTATTTATGGTACTTCGgtagtacacaataatttccctgAACGTGCAATGgtttacaaattttaatttgtgtttcattccttattaagtttggactaaataaaaataattttgtttaaaaaaatgataatgatgagtttaaaTTTAAGTTGGATTTATTAGAGAGATAGAATTTCACTCTTTGTTAAATttagactaaacaaaaataattttattttaaaaaaatgataatgatgtgaCAAACTCTGGAGAGGTCAATAAAAAGTTAAaggtttcattttttatatattaaagatGAAAGGATTTTATTAGATTTAAAAACATTGTAAGAGAAAATAAAGTCTTAAATTTTGACATCTTGATCTTGGATACTAAAGAACTTAGAAATGATCAAATGTTGGCGACCCCTAGCCCCTAGGCCAACTGGAATTGACAATGGCAACAATGATTGACGTATGAAAGGTAGAATCCACTTGATACtactcacccaaaaaaaaaccctcccAAGTCCCAACCATTTCATTTTTGACGGTTCACACCCCccacccacccaaaaaaaaaaaaaaaactgttttataGTGTTTTGGCCTTATTTTAGAGATGTTTAGGCCTTGTTTGATACATGTGTTTgaacacatattttcagtttttaaataatattttacgtATTTccacatactttttcacccacacatatttctaaaaaaactgaaaactgttgttcaaatatatatactaaacGGGCCCTTAATACTTGCTTCTTGGTAACAACGATCCCACTTAAAAATGATCACTCTTTCTATAAATATAGATAacaattcttttgtttttcctactaaaattcaaaactctTTGAGTTCTTAACTATTTTCTCACATGTGCGGAATCCATCAATTTCACAAATATCTGAAAATTATAGTAGAAAATCTCCTAAAATGCTTATTAGAGATTTTAAATTCAAGATCTTATAAGGTTGTAGGAACCACTAAATCa is a genomic window of Quercus lobata isolate SW786 chromosome 2, ValleyOak3.0 Primary Assembly, whole genome shotgun sequence containing:
- the LOC115975714 gene encoding protein CHLOROPLAST IMPORT APPARATUS 2, whose amino-acid sequence is MSSCLTGGGGRTYALDLEIVKSPSTTSTWTSHTHTHTSSSSSSSTLSESSNSPLAISTRKARTPRKRPNQTYNEAAALLSTAYPNIFSTKNLTKPRKFTKQHDYYSVFDEPSELLPFRVIDSSGFLLRQPILEEKPISQFQSSKVSKPGEVDFHFHGHGHGDSTELCCDGNGNGYEYEEDFDAGSILDEEIEEGIDSIMGNLSVDSSAEVADEWKGPRRALAMNNCWNSNVNLGFGGKFNMRALRHVEEQEANWWSCPNPIVDVRQISPRFHNAVSPSSVLTEEKKKKKKKKKKKLENLEDPVAVDTEISDSVPKPNSGLLLKLNFDEVLNAWSDRGCPFSDQIPPGSEFPGNDVYARAAQIDLFSESGGLREASVLRYKEKRRTRLFSKKIRYQVRKVNADRRPRMKGRFVRRPNSSANGQR